AGAAGGCTCTTGAGCAGGGGCAAGGGGAGTCATGGGAGTGGAAATGACTTATGGGTGGGGGAAGGTCAGAGGttgtgggagaagggagaagaatgagAAGTCTCCCCCCACCCTGATCCAGCTGTGGTAGATTACTTTAATGGGGGCTCCCTGGAATGTCCCAGGAAAAGGACTGTCCCCAGATGATGGAGGACCCAAGAACAGTACGGGTGCTAAAACAAAAAATCTGCCCTCGAGAGACCCACTACACAGAGAAGCCTCAGGTAAGACAAAAAGCAGCTTAGAGTCtacagcagtgatggtgaaccttttagaggggtgggtgatgtgagaactGTCCCCAGGTGTGTGTGGAGatgggaggggagcagcccagacccacatccctctgactttctagtaacaaactggtgaactctgtgctggggcaacagTGCACATGCCCTAGGACtttgagtgccccctctggcacacatgccataggtccACCACTACAGTCCTAGAGGGACCACTTGTCCCTTTGCTGCTGGTCCTCATTGACCTCCAATCCCAGAGCAAGCTCAGTGTGATGAAAAGTGGATGTCTGGTCTAGGACCTGGGCATAAGTCTTGCTTCTCACTATCCCTGGGTGATATTGGACAagactttgagcctcagtttcctcagagtTGAACCAAATGATCTGGAGGGTCTCCCCCAGCCTACAGGCTTATATTCCTAAAGGTACCTCCAGAAATATGCCCAGGGGCAGGAAGGTGCAGTGCCAAGACTGAGAACTCTTAAGTATTGGGATCCTtcatgggagggagagaagaggtcgTTGTTGGCTCTCTATGACCCATCCCAGGCAGGAAGGGCAAGCCTCCAAACAGAATCCCCCCATTCTCCTGCAAGCACTACCTGCTACTAGATGATTCCCCACTCTTCctgattttcctctattttccccATCATCTCACCCCCATCTGCCTTCGAGGAAGGGCATGGAGCTTAGAATGGAGTTGGCAGAGGGCAGAGGATATGAAGCTGAGGGTGGTTCAAGCCCATTGATATGGGACACACAGCTCCTTGGGATTCCTGCTCCAttcctgggagtgccaccatcTACCTTGGCACTGCCCCCACCCAAGGGCACTGAGCCACCCTCCTAAGGTCCCCCTTCCTGACCTCCAGAAAGAGCTGCATCAAATGAGGCTGTCCTATGACAGAAAGAAGACATCCATCACAGAGATAAACCAATCTCCTCAGGTGAGTGGTTTCTCTAAGGGTGGGTCATCCATCCCTTCACCAGCCTCCCACACAAACTGGCCCAGCTCCACCCCAGACTTTGACCTAGTCCACATGTTCCCATTGGTGGTCCGTGGGCCAGTGAGCAACTAGAGCCCGAATCTTTACACTCCTGGGAACTGTCCTGCCTCTGAATGCCTCCCAAATAcaagtgataataatagcaactgctGCTCCAATTGGTTTGCCAAGCTCTGTGGTTGTGAAAAGTGTTCAAGGCAGTAACAGGGACCAAGAGCCTCCCACAGTCTGGTGACCAGGAGACCTGAGGCTGAATCCTGGCTGTGAACCATGAAAAACAtagaacaagggggcagctgggtagctcagtggattaagagccaggtcctaggttcaaatctggcctcagatacttcagagctgtgtgaccctgggcaagtcacttgacccccattgcctagccctttccgctcttctgccttggaaccaatacacagtattgactccaagacagaaggtaagggttaaaaaaaaatagctgtgTGAGAGTTTGACCAGCTCCTTCCGCTTCTCaggcctcagcttccccatctaCAAAACTGAAAGGGCTGCACAAGACGATCTCTTGATAAGACCCTTTTGAATCTATGAATGTATGATCTAATGAAGATTTCTAtaatattattatacccattttacagatggggaaagtgaggctcagagtCTTCTAGGATTTGTCCATAGATAACATCTGACAACAATGAGATTCAAATTCAAACCTTCCAGCTACATTTAAGATTCAGTTTCTAAAAGCCTGGATTCTAGCCCTCTGTCAGGCTCAACATACTTCTAAGAATCTgacactatttttctttttttaactaatattttcttttttccctcaattatatggaaaactctttttaaccttttttgagTCTGAGCCAAACTTTCACTGTCCCCTCCCGGTCTCTGAAGTGACAAGCAATCTGCTACAGATTGGACACGATGACACTGTGTTTCTAAAGAGTTCATTGAATAAAGAGTGAAACCCTGGGAAATTCCGACACTGTTTCTAACGGAGTTTGTCTCAAAGTCTCCGCTACTCTGTCTCGGAAACCCTGAGACCTTTTTCTTAGATTGGCTAATACTTTGTTTCTAAAATTCGAAGCCACATCCATCTTTAAGATTAGAATGTTTCTAGAACTCGGAGGGAGTCGCTCAGGCTAAGTCACTTTGTTGCAAACATTCTAAGTCTTGATTTCGAGCATGGTTAGATTTTGTTGCCAAGATGCTCAAATACTTCAATTCCAGGGAATAATATTGGCTGTTTGTCTCTCAGTGTCTGAGCTAGTCACACCCTCTCAGAGCCTGATACTAAATTGCTAAACATTAGAAACATTGTTTTGATCATCTcaaaccatttaaaaatacttttgctcagtcttcatttgtaaaattcaaGGATCCCTGAAATCAGTGAGGCAACAGGGAGGTTCAGGAGTAGGagtgtgctggacctggagtcagggagatctgagttcaaatcctccttaGTCACTTACTAATGcttcccagaattgttgtatcaaatgagacaggaattgcaaagcacttagcacagtgcctggcacatggtaagcaccCTATCAACGTTATTATTAAACAAAAGGGAGCAGTTGGTATGAATGGACTCTATAAGGCTGTGGGCAAGTGTGGAGTCACTGCACCACCTTGTGCTCATGCTTAGGAACTGCGCCATCTCAGGCCCCACCCACAAGCACCTTTCCTCTTGCTTCAAAGCCTCAGATAATATAGGATATCAGAGCCAGAAGAGCCCTTAGAGATCATCAGATCATCCAATCCTCCTTTAACCCATGAGGAAATGAGGTTGAAAGAGAATCACATGTGAGtagcagagtcaagatttgaacccaggtctccttatTCCAGGGGGGCAAAAtcattgaaccctgtttgcctcagttccctcatctgaaaaaatgagctagacgaggaaatggcaaactgctccatatctttgctgagaaaaccccaaatgaaatccTGGAAAGTCAGACCCAACCAAACAAGAGTAATTCCTCATTCTCAGCTGAGAGCCTCTTTGCTGTTCTCCCAGATTGAGAATATTCTTAAGAAGCTGATGGTGttggacagctgggtagctcagtggattgagagccaggcctagagatgggagatcctgggttcaaatctgacctcagccacttcctagctgtgtgaccctgggcaagtcacttaacccccattgcctagtccttaccactcttctgccttggaaccaatacacaatattgactccaagacggaaggtaaaggtttaaagaaaaaagaagttgatGGTGTTAGCGATGGAGAAGATAACTCTCAATATTGAAGCCATCTGAGGTGGTTGAGGCACTGTCCTCCCAACAGCCCTGGGAGATAAGcactcattcccattttacagatgaggaaattgaggcttgggAATGTTAAGGGACttttgcccaaggtcccatagctGTCAGAGCCAAGCATCACACCCAGCCTTTCTGGTTCCTAGAAGAATGCAGAATCCTACGGACCAATAAGTGACTAGCCAGTGTAGAGTCCACCGTGGTGGATGGGGTGAGATGGTAGAAGAAGGTGGAAGAAGGGTGAAGAGTTCTATGAGGTGGCCAAGTCTGTTGTTCCTCCCTGCTCAGGTGTGGGAAGGCATGAGTGAAGTACACATGTCCTTGAATGACCAAGCTGAAGGACTTCTGGTAGGCGCACCTGTCTCTTGGGTGGGAACTGGGGGCAGAGTGCAGAAGGCAACTGGCCACACCTAGACCTCTGGGGAGCCCCTACCTGGGCAAAGGGTGGGgcagaggaagaggcagagagGACTATGGGAAACCCAAGCTTGGGGCTGCTGCAAAGTCTGAACATCTCAGAAAAGCAGCACCCACACAGATCCCCAAGCATTTAGGGCAGTGGCCTATGTGTcctgagaaaggaggaaagaggaagtcgagttggggggatggagagagagggaagaaggatgggGCAGATGGAGCCAGCAGAGGGCAGTAGAAtggagaaaaagatgaaattggGAGATGGGCCCAGGAGGAGGGGCATAGGGACAAATgggctgggggaagggggggctCAGGACCTAGaagcagtggggggggggggggcaggaggggaCTGAGAAACTacagatgctctttcctctcttctgggTTTCAGACTCTCAAAAAGGATATCCGAGATGTGTTAGATGAGGTAGAAGACATCCAAATGGAAATTCTTCGGTGAATATGGGCAAACAGCACCCTCCTGAGTGGGGTCATGAGTTTTCCAGGGCTGCCCATCCccatccctcctccttccccacctcAGATAACCAGAGATCAGGAGAGCTGAGCTGCAAAGCCTTATTAGCTACCCCGCAGACCTCCCCAAAGTGCAAAGAATAAGGGAAGTGTGAGGAAGGGGGTCTCCAATGTGACACACATCGTTGCCACCTTTATCCCAGAACACCCCTTCCCCTCTTCAACCACACCTCCATGGAGAGCAGAACTGTGCCCACAGAAAACTGGATCCCCCAAGATGTTTGGAACAATCTCTGCTATCTTGGATTTGTGCAGGGACCAGGCCCAGTACCAAAATCTAAAAAGGAAAAGCTTTCGTATCCAAGAGAAGAAGGTGAGCACTCTCTTCATCCCTCCCTGCCTCCATCCATCCTTTCAGTGAAGGAGAGCAGAGCAGACTAGCCCCACAGCATAGTGAAGCTCAGGGAACTTTCCCtttctggatctcaatttccccatcaggaAAAGTccaggagaagaggggagggtttgggcattatttcccaacattttcaaGTCGTCTCTTGAATGTCAAAGTTTCCGAaaccatgagagagagagagacagacagacagacagacagacagacagacagagacagaaagagagacagagagagagacagacagacagacagacagacagacagacagacagagacagaaagagagacagagagagagacagacagacagacagagacagagagagagagacagagacagacagacagacagagacagagagatagagagacagagacagaaagagacagagagacagacagacagagacagagagagagagatagagagacagagacagaaagagacagagagacagacagacagagacagagagacagacagagagagagagagagaaagagagagaaagagagagagaaagagagagagagagagagagagagagagagagaaagagagacagagacagagacagagacagagggacagagagacagagggacagagagaaagagagagggagagggagagagagagagagagagagagagagagagagagagagagagagagagagagagagagagagagagagagagaactgctcACGTTGCACATTTTGTTGGTTTGAGATAAAATTCAATGATAATGCTTGGGTCACAGACTCCTAGCAATAACTCCATCTgtccccttccccactcccctGGGGCTGAGAACCACTAGGCTGGATGATCTCTAAGCCCCCTCATAGCCCTGATCTATGTTCTGTGGCCTGAGGTTTCCGTGCTGCCCACCTGATATCCCACAATCCCTTAAGAAATGCTGATGTGCCCCAGGCTGTCCTAGACAGTTCCCCACTTGGGACTTACTTGAATCTGGCCCTGTGCCCACCCAGTGCCCCTTCTCAGGTGCCCACTCTTTAACCGAGCTTTTTTCATAAGAAGTGCACCTTTTCTCCATGGATGTTGTCTCCCTTAGGGAATCTGCTTTGATGACTGAGAGTGGCTTGTAATGAGCTGTCAGTAGAGAAAGGGGATGTGAACACACAGAACATTCAGAGTAATAACAAACTGGGAGATCATGCTTAAAATCAGAGTCATTGTGATTTTGACCTAAATGGTCTCTGaagccccttccaactctcaaaataCGTAATCTTAGCATCCATCACCCAATGACTCCAATCCCATTGTGTACCACTCTTCAggattccatttgggttttcttggcaaagataccggactgatttgccatttccttctgcagcttatTTTGCAGACTAAagaaaacagggtgaagtgacttgcccaaggtcactcagctagtaagagtctgaggcccaATTGGACTcgggaagatgaggcttcctgactccaaatgtgGTACTCTATtccttgtgccacctagctgccataatGTCTCAACCGCCTCCGTTTTAAATGGGAGGACAGTGAATTTGTTATcttcaaggtctcttccagtttccAGCTCCTAATAAGCTCCTCACTCTGTCCTTCTGCCCTAGAAGCCTCAACCAACCTCCCCTGTCAAAGAAGATAGCCAGACGTGGTCCGGGTAGGTAGAGCTGGTCTTCCAGGCATCCATAAGTTCTACATTCTATGGGAGACCACCCAAGGGTGAGGACATTCAGGAGTAGTTTGGGTTGGCATCACATCAATGCACCTTCCGCTCTGGAGCAACAAACCTTGACACCAATCAGGGGTGGGCTTGCTGTCTAAGCCATAAGGAGGCACGGTGAATGGTTCCAGTGGAATACCTCTGGGATCTGTTCTTGGCCCTCTGCTGCCCAACATTTTTAGGGGTCACTTGGATAGAAGTACAGACTGAGGACAGACTATTGGGGATGGGTGATGCATGAGGATCCAAATAAAGACCCTGGCAGGCTAGAATTTTGGACTAAACCTAATAAAGGATACTTGATACGGAGGAAACGTAGTCACACATTTAATCAACTTCACAAATGGGTGACAGCAGTTTgcctgaaaaagatctgaggatCTCAGTGAGCTACAAGGTCCATATGACTCAGCAGTATGGTGTGGCAGCGAGAAAGTCCATTGAATCTTAGGTTGCCTCGAGAGTCAGGGTAtccaggaacaaagaggtgatAGCCCTACTGGCCTCTGCCCCCAAAGAGGCTCGGGTActtctgggtaccacattttaggGAGGATATTGACAAACTGGAGCGGGtctgaagaaaggaaacaaggatGGACAAGGGGCCTTGAGACCAAGTTAGATAGGAATCAGCTTAAGGAATTGGGCAAGTTCATCCTAGAGAGCAATGAtctgtttttaaaacccttaccttctgtcctagtatcaggTCAAAAACAagaatggcaagagctaggcattagggggttaaatgactagcccaaggtcacacaactaggaaatatctgaacccaggagctctcctctctaggcctggctctcaatccactgagccgcctagaTATCCCAGTGATAAACTTCTAATAGCCAGGAGGAgttgaggaagggagggggaagccttctaataattagagctatccaacaCTTAAACAGCCTGCCTCTGGAAGTAATGAGCTCCTCTCCTAGAGGTGGCAgctcccaagttcaaatctggcctcagacactccctagccatgtgaccttgggaaagtcatttaacccccaattacctagcccttactgttggTTGTGCCTtagaagatgaaaggtgagggttaaaaataaaaaaaaaaaagacaaagctcCTAGCCCAATTCCTAGTGTACCTAGTAGTAAGTGTTGGGGACGGGTCTGGAATTCTCTTCTTTGGCAATTCAGTTAGGTCTTTTTGAACCCCCCAAAGTTAAAGCAATAAAAAAGTCAGTGGTGGGAGGAGccttggaacatagaatgtcagagctagaagaaattttagaacataaaatatctgggCTGGATAAGCTCCTAGAACATGGAACATAGGAACTAGAATATAGAAcatcagagctgaaaggaaccttaagaATCATCTAATCAAAGTCTCTTATATAATAGGAACCTGAGGCTTAACATCTAACCCAGGGTCCCATAGGAAATTAATGAGAGTTGGGATTCTTATCTAAATCCTATGCTCTTTATACCAAGCTAGTATGCCCTCCCCTGGAGAGCAGTGTCAGGGAGTAACTTCATTCctaccttctctctcctcttcccttttctccccttaggAAATCCTGGGCAATCTTGTCTAAGGCAGGCGTGGCCCTGTCCATCTTCAGTGTCCTGTTTTATCTCTATGTCGTGAACCCCACTCCCTATGAGAAAGTTCTTCCCCCACTCATTGGCCAAAGCACAGTCTGGCGCATCCGGGCCTTGTGTGACCCCTTCCTCAGGGTGGAAGTGGATGACTTCCTGCCATTTTAGGTCCAGAGTTTCATGCAGGAAGGTGAGTTATGCCCCCAATCACGAGTATGTTCTTCCTCATGAGCACATGCCACTCCCACCATACCCAATGTGAGAGAAGTCACAGCAGGAATAGGCCGCAGAGTCTACCCCCATCTCTTTGCCCTCTAAGGGCAAAAACTGAGAAGTAAAGCAATTGCCCACACTTAACACAGCCTGTTAACATGAGGAGCTGGAGTCTAATCATGAAATCTTTTCTTAGAGTCAGATAGGACTTTAGAGACCTCTtgcccaaccccttcattttacagataagtaaactgaggcatagagaagcCAAGTAAATTTGTCAATCACTTGggtcagagccaagattcaaacccagttcaCTGGGTGCTAAACTCAGCTCTCGTCTCTCTGTGACCTGTTACCTCCTCCAACTCTATATAGAGCCCTGAGTTTTCCTAGGGACATCATTTCTAACACACCCTTCTACCACCTGGGGTGACATTTGATCCTGCTAAGGCCCTGTGAATGAGGCAAAGGCAGTAACCATTATCTCctataaaatgatggagaaactgaggcccagatgggAAGGTGGTTTgctcactgaaccacccagcaaGTAAGGAGCAGCAGGGAGTCTGAAAGCTATGTCTCTTCATGCCTAGCCTGGAATTCTTTCTAGAAAAGAGATGTTATAACCCAAGTCCTTCTtctaggggagagggaaggactgTCCCTTCCAGAGATGCACTGGTActgggtgtgggggggggggctgatcctgattggggagggggaggaggttaTATGGAAAGTTCTTCCTACAgttcttccccctcttcttttctcactccctactttctctctccctccctcctctcattctccttccctctttctctctctctgggcctctgtatcatctgcctgtctgtctccctgccccccagtttcctcctctgcagaATAGGGgcaatataatactccttgcccTCTGTGCCTCCCAGTATGGGGAGTTCTGAGGGAAGCACTTTGAGATTGGGAACAGAGGACGTCATTTAGTGCCAATTATCCAAAATGCAGCTCTTACTGCTACAAAGAAAAATGGCGCTGCTGGCTTGTCGGGGCCTTGGGCGAGGTCACCCAGCCACCCTCGGGgggttggggtttggggtttggggtttccttctccctaaaatgagggagttagactagatgacctctaaggggCCTTCTGGATTTCAGCCTCCGCCTGGGGCCCAGAGGAGGCAAGGGTGGATGGGAAAGAAAATGGCCCTGGGTCAGGGAGGAAGCACAGCTGACTCATTGTTCCAGGGAAGAAGAGGAGCCCGATCCACTCTCCAGGCTTGTGTCCCTTTTCTCGGCAGCTGATGGGAAGCAGCTGTGGACCCCTCGCCTTAGCCATCGTGTCCTCTTTAAGGGCTGGGCCCTGGAAAGCATCACATAGAGATTTCTGATATTtgagatggtgtgtgtgtgtgtgtgtgggtgggtgggtgggtttCTCCTGGGACACGGCCCCCGGGCTCTTGTTCCTCTTCCCCCTCGCCCTGAGCTCACACTGACCAAGGTCTCCAGGTGCCCCAGAGAAGAGGCTGGGGGGGGCGAATGGCCACGATGGGTGGGAGTGAGGGGAGGAGGGGGCAATACGGAAAGGGAGAGCAAGCCAGCTTGGCTGCCGCTTGCTGTGTGAGCCCAGGGAAGGCCCTCTCCTCTCAGGCTTTGGATCCCACGTCTCAAAGGTGACCGAAGCCCTAAGAATTGTGGAGATCAATCCCCTTGTTTTTACAGAGCCtgagactgaggcccagatagGGGGAGGGCTCCCTAGCCTGGGTTCTTTAAATAGTCCacatggagaggagaggaggggagcaaGGGGTCTCAGATTAGAAGCTGGGTGCTCCTCCCTCTGGGCCCTTGGGCCTGGGGTCTGCAGGACTGCCAGTGCCCCGTGCCCACCCTGGAAATCTTACTCCCTGGCTCCAGGAAAGGGGCTGCTTGGCGCTTTCTTCTGGAATGGGATCTGCCCTCCCTGAGGACAGCGGGCAGAGGGCAGGAGGGGAAGGAATCGGTCAAGATCAGCTCATCCCTGCTGCCACTGCTGGAAGCAGTGATAGGGCCCTTAGTCCTGGAATTCCACGGCTTTCCCACGTTCCCCGGCCAGAAAGGTCAGGCTGTGGGAGGTAGTGGATGGAGTCACTCTGACTCCCCTGGTCCCAGAGGGTGAAAGGAGAGCAGCACCCCAACCCCTTAGAAATCTAAGATGAGCAGAACTCTTGTCACACCGTGAAGGAGCAAGCAAAGGGTCCAGCAGACCCATTTCACAGCTGAGGAGACTGAGATCCAGAGGAAGTGACTCCCAGAGCCTCAGAGCTAGCATGTTTCCGAACAAGGACCTAGGATCAGTGATTTTGCCccaggcaggatctgaacccaggtcttcagagGGCAAATCTAGCCCTCTTTCCAATGGACCCACTGCCCCCTTAATTGGGTATAAAGATAATCCACAGACTGGGTGACGAAGACTTTGGAGCTGAAGTACTAGAAATGTATGTTGGGAAAAGGAAGCGGGGAACGTCCTTGGAGAGGAGGGTCTGAGTGCTGTCTGGCAAAGACCAAGCAGGAAAGATGCCATGCAGCGAAGCCGCCATAATATGCCCATGTGTCTGTGGGTGGGCACAGGTGCTACCAAAGGGCACTCTGGCCTCCAGGAAAAGTGGAAATCCATTTGTTCCCCATTCTTCCTCCAAGGAGCCAGCCCGATGGAGGTGCCCTCCCGCCCTGGGGGCTGTGGGCACAGTCACTTGGGCTTGGCAAAAGGCCGCCTGGGATCCCTGAGCAGCCCCCAGATGGGctctaccccctccccctccctgggAAAGGACCCAGGGGCCTCCCATGGCCTCTCCTCCCCCACACTCGTCCAAGGAGGGGCGGGCACCAGATGAATAGCTTCACTGTGCTCAGTCTCGCTGGGGCGCCATCGCTGGACAGTCAGGAATTCAGTGGAGAGAGGGCTCTGCCCAGAGGGGCTGCCACCCCCCCCCCGGCCTGCTAGGTTGCCTGGGCCCCAGCTGTTGGCTTGGGATAGCTGCAAAGACTCCTAGGCCGGAGGCAGGAGCCTGGCCAAAGGACAGAGATATTTATGGGCCCCCGGAGCGTGGGTGGAGAGAACTGGGCCAGGGAGGGAGGCCAGAGTTCCAAGCGATCCCAGCGGAGGGGCCCATCACCCCTCTCCCAGCCCACCTCGGAATCTGACGCTCCTCTACATCCAGAGGCCCCAGAGCTGGGGCGAGGAGAGGGGTGGGGAAGGCCGGAGCTTGGGTGCCGGGGCCAGGAGGGGAGGGGGCTCTGCCCTTGCCAGGCCCCCCCCATTTGCTGCTGCAGCTGGTGCTTCTGGGAAAGCTCATTTGGAAGCCTCAGCTCCTGGCCCCATTCTCCtggctctccctccctctccgcCGCCCCCAGCTATTTCTGCTGCAGGGGAAGGCCTGGTCTGAGCCCCAGCTGCGGGCCTGCAGATGCCATCACTGTCAAAGAGGGATTCagaactctttccctccctccgcTGGCTGGCCGGGGGGCTCCTGCTGAGGGCCTGGCGGGCCTCCCAGCTCGAGCGGCCGGGAATGACAGGGTCTGAGCCAAGCCccggatgggatgggatgggggtGGTGGCAGCTAGTGGGGACGAGGCCGGGCAGCCAGGGGGGCAGTGGCTGGAGCCCCGAAGAATCAAACATCCGAGCACCCAGAAGGGAGCTCCCACAGGGCGCCACGCTCGGCTCGGGGGGTCGGCTTCGACCCTCGCCTTCCCATCTGGACCCAGGCCCAAAGGGCCATGACAGCAGGCAGACCCTTCCATGCCGCCATGCCGGGCCAGGCTGTAGCCTGAAGAGACCCTGAAAAGGGGGGCCCCTCGCAGACACACTGGCAGCTGCGCTTCGggtgctggcaaagaattggaaacggaGGGACGCCCATCgctggggaacggctgaacaccCGGCTGTCGAGCCATGAGGAAGGAGGAGCCCGAGGAGTGCAGAAAGAGCCGGGAGACCTCCACGAACTGAGGCAGAACGGAGTAAGCGGAACCTGCAGAACATCTGTACAACGACCCTCTCTGGGACAACCGCCAAAGACTCCCCCTCCAGAGAGCTGTCTCTGGTTTCATTTGGGCGTTTGGGTTGTGTCTGAGTTTGCTCTTGCAGGGGTTTGCatgccaaaagaaaaatgaaacttgcCTTCCATTGGAATTAAttctgtgtatgggttccaaggctgggctaggcaatgggggtcaagtgacttgcccagggtcacacagctgggaagtgtctaaggccagatttgaacccaggaccttccgtctccaggtctggctctcagtccactgagttacctaccAATCTCCCCCTCCCATGTTCATTTTTATGTTCACTTTTTAAAAgtgaggctggggggggggggtcactgtGCTAAACCTTGAAGATACCAAAAGAGGCAAGAGACAaaccctgccctctaggagcttccGCTCTAACGGGGGAGACAAGGAGGCTGCCTTCTGCCTGGGTACCATTTCAGCAGTTGCTGATGAGCATCCCCACACACAGTCCACAGGCTCATTTGTCCAGCCCAAACCTCTCTTCC
This sequence is a window from Monodelphis domestica isolate mMonDom1 chromosome 3, mMonDom1.pri, whole genome shotgun sequence. Protein-coding genes within it:
- the CCDC188 gene encoding coiled-coil domain-containing protein 188 isoform X3 — translated: MTAHRVPGQPRLLRCSVVNLRPFEERNTILELEQSNQRLKNVNQELRERLEEFMDPTDMRQDFDPLCPNHQRQLQILAWEKDCPQMMEDPRTVRVLKQKICPRETHYTEKPQKELHQMRLSYDRKKTSITEINQSPQVWEGMSEVHMSLNDQAEGLLTLKKDIRDVLDEVEDIQMEILRDQAQYQNLKRKSFRIQEKKKPQPTSPVKEDSQTWSGKSWAILSKAGVALSIFSVLFYLYVVNPTPYEKVLPPLIGQSTVWRIRALCDPFLRVEVDDFLPF
- the CCDC188 gene encoding coiled-coil domain-containing protein 188 isoform X4, translated to MMHEDLWTNPHGEFNRERLQPYPPPPPPPPPPMTAHRVPGQPRLLRCSVVNLRPFEERNTILELEQSNQRLKNVNQELRERLEEFMDPTDMRQDFDPLCPNHQRQLQILAWEKDCPQMMEDPRTVRVLKQKICPRETHYTEKPQKELHQMRLSYDRKKTSITEINQSPQVWEGMSEVHMSLNDQAEGLLTLKKDIRDVLDEVEDIQMEILRTPLPLFNHTSMESRTVPTENWIPQDVWNNLCYLGFVQGPGPVPKSKKEKLSYPREEEASTNLPCQRR
- the CCDC188 gene encoding coiled-coil domain-containing protein 188 isoform X2: MMHEDLWTNPHGEFNRERLQPYPPPPPPPPPPMTAHRVPGQPRLLRCSVVNLRPFEERNTILELEQSNQRLKNVNQELRERLEEFMDPTDMRQDFDPLCPNHQRQLQILAWEKDCPQMMEDPRTVRVLKQKICPRETHYTEKPQVWEGMSEVHMSLNDQAEGLLTLKKDIRDVLDEVEDIQMEILRDQAQYQNLKRKSFRIQEKKKPQPTSPVKEDSQTWSGKSWAILSKAGVALSIFSVLFYLYVVNPTPYEKVLPPLIGQSTVWRIRALCDPFLRVEVDDFLPF
- the CCDC188 gene encoding coiled-coil domain-containing protein 188 isoform X1, translated to MMHEDLWTNPHGEFNRERLQPYPPPPPPPPPPMTAHRVPGQPRLLRCSVVNLRPFEERNTILELEQSNQRLKNVNQELRERLEEFMDPTDMRQDFDPLCPNHQRQLQILAWEKDCPQMMEDPRTVRVLKQKICPRETHYTEKPQKELHQMRLSYDRKKTSITEINQSPQVWEGMSEVHMSLNDQAEGLLTLKKDIRDVLDEVEDIQMEILRDQAQYQNLKRKSFRIQEKKKPQPTSPVKEDSQTWSGKSWAILSKAGVALSIFSVLFYLYVVNPTPYEKVLPPLIGQSTVWRIRALCDPFLRVEVDDFLPF